From Chloroflexota bacterium, the proteins below share one genomic window:
- a CDS encoding phage tail protein → MATGERKDPFRGFNFQVQIDNSSVAGFRECSGLSFTTDPVEYREGTDKPLHPRKLTAMRHFNNISLKRGMTDSKDLWNWYKNILNGKADRRDGAIVLQDEEHKEVMRWKFENGWISKWEGPSMNATSNDVAIEAIEICVERVELV, encoded by the coding sequence ATGGCAACCGGAGAACGCAAAGACCCGTTTCGCGGGTTCAACTTTCAAGTGCAGATCGACAACAGTTCCGTGGCCGGTTTTCGCGAGTGCAGCGGACTGAGCTTCACGACCGATCCGGTCGAATACCGCGAAGGCACCGATAAGCCGCTGCACCCGCGCAAACTGACGGCCATGCGCCACTTCAACAACATCAGCCTCAAACGCGGAATGACCGACAGCAAGGATCTCTGGAACTGGTACAAGAACATTCTGAACGGCAAAGCCGACCGGCGCGACGGGGCCATTGTCCTGCAGGACGAAGAGCACAAGGAAGTGATGCGCTGGAAGTTTGAGAACGGCTGGATCAGCAAATGGGAAGGCCCGTCCATGAACGCCACGAGCAACGACGTCGCCATCGAGGCCATTGAAATCTGTGTGGAGCGCGTGGAACTGGTATAA
- a CDS encoding LysM peptidoglycan-binding domain-containing protein, with protein MPQIAQFRRLNRRFEPVGAPIRVKFNPTEFTLAKNAQVAEIAIPGLDAPILQFVRGQSETLALELFFDTTDDGTGVDAKPVTELTDEFYKLIKIDRETHAIPICRFEWGVGEFPGSHMQGQWASQNVSRVSGFVCIVDQVRQRFTMFNPNGVPIRATLSVQLREYKTLEQQITQLNLLSPDHTRVHVVQRGDTLSRIADDVYGDPRQWRPIADHNRLDNPLALTPGMVLEIPPTR; from the coding sequence GTGCCGCAGATCGCCCAATTCCGCCGCTTGAATCGCCGCTTCGAGCCGGTCGGCGCGCCGATCCGGGTGAAGTTCAATCCCACCGAGTTCACACTGGCGAAGAATGCGCAGGTCGCCGAGATCGCCATCCCCGGGCTCGATGCGCCCATCCTGCAATTTGTGCGCGGGCAGAGCGAGACGCTGGCGCTGGAGCTGTTCTTTGACACGACCGACGACGGCACCGGCGTCGATGCCAAGCCGGTGACCGAATTGACCGACGAGTTCTACAAGCTGATCAAGATCGACCGCGAAACGCACGCCATTCCGATCTGCCGGTTCGAATGGGGCGTTGGCGAGTTCCCCGGTTCGCACATGCAGGGCCAATGGGCGAGCCAGAACGTCTCCCGCGTCAGCGGGTTCGTCTGCATCGTGGATCAGGTGCGGCAGCGCTTCACGATGTTCAACCCCAACGGCGTGCCGATCCGCGCAACGCTGTCGGTTCAGTTGCGCGAATACAAGACGCTGGAGCAGCAGATCACGCAGCTCAACCTGCTCTCACCCGACCACACCCGAGTGCACGTGGTCCAGCGCGGCGACACGCTCAGCCGCATCGCCGACGACGTATACGGCGACCCGCGCCAGTGGCGGCCGATCGCCGATCACAACCGATTGGACAACCCGCTGGCCCTGACGCCGGGCATGGTGCTGGAAATCCCTCCGACGCGATAG
- a CDS encoding phage tail protein, which yields MSIGTRKDPVRAYNFTVTLIDSTTALSTIAVAIGVEPQAGFSECSGLEMVMTPEEYRQGGENQAVRKFPSRITWANLRLKRGVAYSNDLWEWCTGFVEGRGKRRDGIISLRDDEQTAVRVWKFTRGIPVKWSGPALNAMQGQIAFEELEIAHEGLKLVSSVGGKLVEAVANIVTALQ from the coding sequence GTGAGCATCGGCACGCGGAAAGATCCGGTCAGAGCCTACAACTTCACGGTGACCCTGATCGATTCGACGACGGCGCTGAGCACCATCGCAGTCGCCATTGGCGTGGAGCCGCAGGCGGGTTTCAGCGAGTGCAGCGGGCTTGAGATGGTCATGACGCCGGAAGAATACCGGCAGGGCGGCGAGAATCAAGCCGTTCGCAAATTCCCGTCGCGTATCACGTGGGCCAACCTCCGATTGAAGCGCGGCGTGGCTTACTCCAACGACTTATGGGAGTGGTGCACCGGCTTTGTGGAAGGACGCGGCAAGCGCCGCGACGGCATCATCTCCCTGCGCGACGACGAGCAGACGGCCGTGCGGGTCTGGAAGTTCACGCGCGGCATTCCGGTGAAGTGGAGCGGGCCGGCGCTCAACGCGATGCAGGGGCAGATCGCCTTCGAGGAACTCGAAATCGCGCACGAGGGACTCAAGCTGGTATCGTCGGTCGGCGGCAAGTTGGTAGAGGCCGTGGCGAACATTGTCACGGCGCTGCAATAG
- a CDS encoding phage tail sheath subtilisin-like domain-containing protein, protein MPEYLAPGVYVEEVDRGTRPIEGVSTSTAGFVGMTLRGPTVGLPALVTSFADFRRKFGDYFDFGATFAGHNYLPYAVEGFFTNGGQRAYIMRVMPASAAKSNRTSSGGLVTRLKPGENAAVGQAKLKLLSLRGLSAGSKLRLRMVKDGITYESADLTIVAGGLNRASNEVTVSANIGIAPAGPAEFDARLTSVFSDVGTLATAPAASVGLVTALGSPVAARPNSFVVRARSQGAWGDSLSVQAEHSTAARAELDTSVSGGILAGPPDNQLVLKTPAGFYVGAWVEIDRGDEKRYRKVLAVLGNVVTLDGAALNAAAIAPQAPATTTVLSVCEFKLSATYGGVTEQFGGLTLENVTGKYFANVINGSSTLIEIDTAALPAGTHPFLYPSAPDGLRFTLTGGNNGAAAPTDADYKGVDNGPGNRTGLKALEDIDQVSILAVPGITTQSVQNAMIEQCERLKERFAVLDPRPKAGDKPPDLDDIQSQRGLFDTKYAALYYPRLVVDDPLTDGERAVPPSGHMIGIYARTDDERGVHKAPANTVIFGINGLELTINRGEHDILNPLNINVLRDFRADRRGYRVYGARCLTADTLWKYVPVRRLFIFLEESLDEGTQWVVFEPNDEPLWARVRQSVELFLTRVWRDGALMGATPEQAFYVRCDYSTMTQDDIDNGRLIMEIGVAPVKPAEFVIIRIGQKPGGATIEEA, encoded by the coding sequence ATGCCAGAATATTTGGCCCCCGGCGTGTATGTTGAGGAAGTCGATCGAGGCACCAGGCCGATAGAAGGGGTCAGCACCAGTACGGCCGGATTTGTCGGCATGACGCTGCGCGGCCCGACCGTCGGGCTGCCGGCGCTCGTGACCAGTTTCGCGGATTTCCGGCGCAAGTTCGGAGACTATTTCGACTTTGGAGCGACCTTTGCCGGGCACAACTACCTGCCCTACGCCGTTGAAGGCTTTTTCACCAACGGCGGTCAGCGCGCGTATATCATGCGCGTTATGCCGGCCAGCGCGGCCAAGTCGAATCGCACCAGCAGCGGCGGTCTGGTCACGCGGCTCAAACCCGGCGAGAACGCCGCCGTGGGACAGGCCAAACTCAAGCTGCTGAGCCTGCGCGGTCTGAGCGCCGGATCGAAACTCCGCTTGCGCATGGTCAAGGACGGGATTACCTATGAATCCGCGGACCTGACCATTGTCGCCGGCGGGTTGAACCGCGCCAGCAACGAAGTGACCGTCTCGGCCAACATCGGCATCGCGCCGGCCGGTCCGGCAGAATTCGACGCGCGGCTGACCTCGGTGTTCAGCGACGTGGGCACGCTGGCCACGGCGCCGGCCGCGTCGGTGGGGCTGGTCACCGCGCTGGGTTCGCCGGTCGCCGCCCGCCCCAACAGCTTCGTCGTGCGGGCGCGCTCCCAGGGCGCCTGGGGCGACAGCCTGTCGGTGCAGGCCGAGCACAGCACCGCCGCGCGCGCCGAGCTGGACACCTCCGTCAGCGGCGGCATCCTGGCCGGCCCGCCCGACAACCAACTGGTGCTGAAAACGCCGGCCGGCTTCTATGTGGGGGCGTGGGTGGAGATCGACCGCGGCGATGAGAAACGCTACCGCAAAGTCTTAGCGGTCCTCGGCAATGTGGTCACGCTGGACGGCGCCGCTCTGAACGCCGCAGCCATCGCACCGCAGGCCCCCGCCACTACGACGGTGCTCTCGGTATGCGAGTTCAAACTCAGCGCCACGTATGGCGGTGTCACCGAGCAGTTCGGCGGACTGACGCTGGAAAATGTGACCGGCAAGTACTTCGCAAACGTGATCAACGGTTCATCGACGCTGATCGAGATCGATACCGCGGCGCTGCCCGCCGGCACACACCCGTTCCTGTACCCGTCGGCGCCGGACGGTTTGCGCTTCACGCTGACCGGAGGCAATAACGGCGCCGCGGCCCCGACCGACGCCGATTACAAAGGCGTGGACAATGGCCCCGGCAACCGCACTGGCTTGAAGGCGCTGGAGGACATCGACCAGGTCAGTATCCTGGCCGTGCCGGGCATCACCACGCAGTCGGTGCAGAACGCCATGATCGAGCAGTGCGAGCGGTTGAAGGAGCGCTTTGCGGTGCTGGACCCCCGGCCAAAGGCGGGCGACAAGCCGCCCGATCTCGACGACATCCAGAGCCAGCGCGGCCTGTTCGACACCAAATACGCCGCGCTGTATTATCCGCGCCTCGTGGTCGACGACCCGCTCACCGACGGCGAGCGCGCCGTGCCGCCCAGCGGGCACATGATCGGCATCTACGCCCGCACCGACGACGAGCGCGGCGTGCACAAAGCGCCGGCCAATACGGTGATCTTTGGCATCAACGGCCTTGAGCTCACCATCAACCGCGGCGAGCACGACATCCTGAACCCGCTGAACATCAATGTCCTGCGCGACTTCCGCGCGGACCGGCGCGGCTACCGCGTGTACGGCGCGCGCTGCCTGACGGCCGACACGCTCTGGAAGTACGTGCCCGTGCGGCGCCTGTTTATCTTCCTCGAAGAGTCGCTGGACGAGGGCACGCAGTGGGTGGTCTTTGAGCCCAATGACGAGCCGCTCTGGGCGCGCGTGCGGCAGAGCGTGGAGTTGTTTCTCACCCGCGTCTGGCGCGACGGGGCGCTGATGGGCGCGACACCGGAGCAGGCGTTCTATGTGCGCTGCGACTACAGCACCATGACGCAGGACGATATCGACAACGGCCGGCTGATCATGGAGATCGGCGTAGCGCCCGTCAAGCCGGCCGAATTCGTCATTATCCGCATCGGCCAGAAACCGGGCGGCGCGACCATCGAAGAGGCCTAG
- a CDS encoding phage late control D family protein, which produces MSQAIPIYRERTERGERETFYVPFFQVKIEGHHLPKDVVQDVMQLTYRDKLEEVDSFELTVNNWDALEQRFKYEPPIAPRQSGPAAQGPAVNVRELFMPGKRVDVTMGYLNHQRRMLVGEITTLQPNFPETGSPTLTVGGLNILHGLRKAQHTYSWAKPEEWTDSAIARWMGQQPVSKTAPGLGIPVETPNASEEMPEEFVFMQNQYDIVFLLQRARRRGYDLRLELERDAQGNERPAKLIFGRAESQKAVTYELEWGKTLVSFRPTLQTANQVSSVTVRGWDRRAKAPIEGKAEFVTDASCNADWSTRIARAINGREEVVEMPVFTQREAEDQAKRILQDQARRLITAQGATVGLPDLRAGSTIVVLGFGARRTGESVSTQSAGMFDGRYFITETTHTINDQGYRTTFSARRTGDLS; this is translated from the coding sequence ATGAGTCAGGCGATTCCAATCTACCGCGAGCGCACCGAGCGCGGCGAACGCGAGACATTCTATGTGCCGTTCTTCCAGGTCAAGATCGAGGGCCACCACCTGCCCAAGGACGTCGTGCAGGATGTCATGCAACTGACCTACCGGGACAAACTGGAGGAGGTCGACTCGTTCGAGCTCACGGTCAACAACTGGGATGCGCTCGAACAGCGCTTCAAGTACGAGCCGCCGATTGCTCCGCGCCAGTCCGGACCGGCGGCCCAGGGGCCGGCCGTGAATGTGCGTGAACTGTTCATGCCGGGCAAACGAGTTGACGTGACGATGGGATACCTCAACCATCAGCGGCGCATGCTGGTCGGGGAGATCACCACGCTGCAGCCCAATTTCCCGGAAACGGGCAGCCCGACGCTCACCGTCGGCGGCTTGAACATCCTGCACGGCCTGCGCAAGGCGCAGCACACGTACTCCTGGGCCAAACCCGAGGAATGGACCGACAGCGCCATCGCGCGCTGGATGGGGCAGCAGCCGGTTTCGAAGACCGCGCCCGGCCTGGGTATCCCGGTGGAGACGCCCAACGCCAGCGAGGAAATGCCCGAGGAGTTCGTGTTCATGCAGAACCAGTACGACATCGTGTTCCTGTTGCAGCGCGCGCGGCGGCGCGGTTACGATCTGCGGCTGGAACTCGAGCGCGACGCGCAGGGCAACGAGCGCCCGGCCAAACTGATCTTCGGGCGGGCGGAAAGCCAGAAGGCGGTGACCTACGAGTTGGAATGGGGCAAGACGCTGGTTTCATTCCGGCCCACGCTGCAGACTGCCAATCAGGTCAGCTCCGTAACGGTGCGCGGATGGGATCGCCGGGCCAAAGCCCCCATCGAGGGCAAGGCCGAGTTTGTGACCGACGCCAGTTGTAATGCGGACTGGAGCACGCGCATCGCGCGAGCCATTAACGGGCGCGAGGAGGTCGTGGAAATGCCGGTGTTTACCCAGCGCGAAGCCGAAGACCAGGCCAAACGCATACTGCAAGACCAGGCGCGGCGACTGATCACCGCGCAGGGCGCAACCGTCGGCCTGCCCGACTTGCGTGCAGGCAGCACCATCGTGGTGTTGGGCTTCGGCGCGCGGCGCACCGGCGAGAGCGTCAGCACCCAGTCGGCCGGCATGTTCGACGGGCGGTACTTTATCACCGAGACCACCCACACCATCAACGATCAAGGCTATCGCACCACGTTCTCGGCGCGGCGCACCGGAGACCTGTCATGA
- a CDS encoding phage tail sheath family protein, whose product MPTYLTPGVYFEWADESRKGISPLRTDIAALIGLAERGPLHTPTRVRSWQQFQTVFGDFIAPAYLAYAVKSFFENGGRECFIVRVAAPPATTTTSGPQPAERASSQLLDVSGFAPGAIVTASQTRQQVVAGGASTSHADTPVADVSGFPQGALVEITQTQVGGTLRLWRRVAGLDAASLRIIWDQPLDTVLDLSRAFTLAVNHQSDHLLARVSGTQLFWESPLPTYYDLSRPISLATGAGSAAVSALGENGRVSLTISASSPGVWGNDLRVRIGRSSSAATRTRTAIQSADTSAVSSIAGFLDGALVRISQDDGSVPPAPVVSYRAVAPRGVDAARGRITWDAPLPAAYDLMAAQTGARPIAFETVTFSLSVYLNGQLREQFAGLTLLPDPGRSFPGRAFSAADERRTGRKNHAEQIVNSASRLIRIRDENWPHAPADYAGDLPDQRAPNMLNGRLILRGGRDGIAAVRPVDFIGAENEGTRSGLRTLETVDDVSMVAAPDVMLRPAPPVQVLRPTPPPVDECALDEPNPPAAEPPEPRWVERVHGFSLSEIERVQQAMVLHCEAMHDRIALLDTPPAERPIDDAGEAQSWRRRFESTFAALYYPWLMVLDPLRLRGDAVRRVPASGAVAGIFARSDLAYGVHKAPANEEVRWAQTATADINAAEQAVLNPMGINCIRTLAGRGLRLYGARTVSSDPAWRFVNVRRLMLMIEEAVESGVQWAVFEPNNLDLRHNLVVAISSFLETLWQKGALNGRVAEEAFFVTCDDTNNPPGLDDLGRLIVDVGVAPTRPAEFVVVRIGKTADTLELAEMGVYDLSGAVT is encoded by the coding sequence ATGCCGACCTACCTGACGCCGGGAGTGTATTTTGAATGGGCCGACGAGAGCCGCAAGGGCATCTCGCCGCTGCGCACGGACATCGCCGCGTTGATCGGCCTGGCCGAGCGCGGTCCGCTGCACACGCCCACGCGCGTCCGCTCGTGGCAGCAGTTTCAGACGGTGTTCGGCGACTTCATTGCGCCGGCGTACCTGGCCTACGCAGTCAAAAGCTTCTTCGAGAATGGGGGGCGCGAGTGTTTTATCGTGCGTGTGGCCGCCCCGCCGGCCACAACGACCACCAGCGGCCCTCAGCCGGCCGAGCGCGCCTCATCGCAGCTATTGGACGTATCCGGCTTTGCCCCTGGCGCCATAGTGACGGCATCGCAGACGCGCCAGCAGGTCGTGGCCGGCGGCGCAAGTACAAGCCACGCGGACACACCAGTGGCTGACGTATCCGGGTTCCCCCAGGGCGCACTCGTCGAGATCACGCAGACGCAGGTTGGCGGTACGCTGCGGCTGTGGCGGCGCGTCGCCGGATTGGACGCGGCGTCGCTGCGCATCATCTGGGACCAGCCGCTGGACACGGTGCTCGACCTCAGCCGCGCGTTCACCCTGGCCGTAAACCACCAGAGCGACCATTTGCTCGCGCGCGTGTCGGGCACGCAACTGTTCTGGGAAAGCCCCTTGCCCACATATTACGATCTGAGCCGGCCGATCAGCCTGGCAACCGGGGCCGGGTCGGCCGCAGTTTCGGCGCTGGGCGAGAACGGCCGCGTGTCGTTGACCATCAGCGCCAGCAGCCCTGGGGTGTGGGGCAATGATCTGCGCGTACGGATCGGTCGAAGCAGCAGCGCCGCCACGCGCACGCGCACGGCGATTCAGAGCGCGGACACGTCGGCCGTCAGCAGTATCGCCGGGTTTCTGGACGGCGCGCTCGTGCGCATCTCGCAGGACGACGGCAGCGTGCCGCCCGCGCCGGTCGTTTCCTATCGGGCCGTAGCGCCGCGGGGCGTTGATGCGGCGCGCGGCCGCATCACATGGGATGCGCCGCTGCCTGCGGCCTACGATCTCATGGCGGCCCAGACGGGCGCACGCCCGATCGCGTTCGAGACGGTGACGTTTAGCCTGAGCGTGTACCTGAACGGCCAGTTGCGCGAGCAGTTCGCCGGACTCACGCTGCTGCCCGATCCTGGGCGCAGTTTCCCGGGACGCGCGTTCAGCGCGGCCGACGAGCGGCGCACAGGCCGCAAGAACCATGCCGAGCAGATCGTCAACAGCGCATCCCGCCTGATCCGCATCCGGGACGAGAACTGGCCGCACGCCCCGGCCGACTACGCGGGCGATCTGCCCGACCAGCGCGCCCCGAACATGCTCAACGGGCGACTGATCCTGCGCGGGGGGCGCGACGGCATCGCCGCAGTCCGGCCGGTCGACTTCATTGGAGCAGAAAACGAAGGCACGCGCAGCGGCCTGCGCACGCTGGAGACCGTGGATGACGTGTCGATGGTGGCCGCGCCCGACGTGATGCTGCGCCCCGCGCCGCCCGTTCAGGTGCTGCGCCCCACCCCGCCCCCGGTGGACGAATGCGCGCTGGACGAACCCAACCCGCCCGCCGCCGAGCCGCCCGAACCGCGCTGGGTCGAGCGCGTGCACGGTTTTAGTCTCAGCGAGATCGAGCGCGTTCAGCAGGCGATGGTGCTGCACTGCGAGGCGATGCACGATCGCATCGCCCTGCTGGACACGCCACCCGCCGAACGCCCGATCGACGATGCCGGCGAGGCGCAGAGCTGGCGCCGCCGCTTTGAATCGACGTTCGCGGCGTTGTACTACCCCTGGCTCATGGTGCTCGATCCGTTGCGGCTGCGCGGCGACGCGGTGCGCCGCGTGCCCGCCAGCGGCGCCGTGGCCGGCATTTTTGCGCGCTCCGACCTTGCATACGGCGTGCACAAGGCGCCCGCAAACGAAGAAGTGCGCTGGGCGCAGACGGCGACGGCCGACATAAACGCCGCCGAGCAGGCCGTCCTGAACCCCATGGGCATCAATTGCATTCGCACGCTGGCCGGGCGCGGGCTGCGCCTCTACGGGGCACGCACCGTGAGCAGCGACCCGGCGTGGCGTTTCGTCAACGTGCGGCGCCTCATGCTGATGATCGAAGAAGCGGTCGAGTCGGGCGTGCAGTGGGCGGTCTTCGAGCCCAACAATCTTGACTTGCGCCACAACCTGGTCGTCGCGATCAGCAGCTTCCTGGAAACGCTGTGGCAGAAGGGCGCGCTGAACGGACGCGTGGCCGAAGAGGCATTCTTCGTAACGTGTGACGATACCAACAATCCGCCCGGGCTGGACGATCTCGGCCGCCTGATCGTCGATGTGGGCGTAGCACCCACGCGCCCGGCAGAGTTTGTGGTCGTGCGCATCGGCAAGACGGCCGACACGCTCGAACTGGCCGAAATGGGCGTGTATGACCTGTCGGGGGCGGTGACGTGA